One genomic window of Caenorhabditis elegans chromosome I includes the following:
- the mekk-3 gene encoding non-specific serine/threonine protein kinase (Confirmed by transcript evidence) has protein sequence MAVSSMNEKQKLRKKVEVLARACNNYEQLVDKCRKTTNLDMFRILYEMGKYEMVIDGQKTLDEAIKHNGKKLVVEFVLQKYEEDTVRVKTGNIITVSEPDEIEPEPNIVMKALMDSLPNTNDLDRQSYAGTLAGRSYGLPSQASRYSEKLPSIPRRYSLGKLIGRGTLGSVYLAEGKKGGTYAVKIISKHGRHLPQEADVEYLRMLRHVRIVEYLYIIEPSKSNDIHILMEYMHTGSLQEYIARTGPLHHELVKAYAKQILEGLEFLHSKNIIHQDLKPANLLLKNTHRERLIKIADFGSSRFSSLKREREGQQGRTPKYTDPGVSLGRHVSGRRSDIWSLGVIIIEMYTGVYPWSIDGEHPITVPRILDENPPNFTTSEKIDENLIKMAKLMLQSVAKRPYASTLLELPILQESSENEDEDSDDDDDYF, from the exons ATGGCGGTCTCATCAATGAACGAAAAACAGAAGCTGAGGAAAAAAGTGGAAGTTTTGGCGAGAGCATGTAATAATTACGAGCAACTTGTCGATAAATGCCGGAAGACGACAAATCTGGACATGTTCCGTATTTTGTACGAGATGGGAAAGTACGAAATGGTCATAGATGGACAGAAAACGCTAGACGAGGCaattaaa CACAATGGAAAGAAACTAGTGGTGGAATTTGTGTTGCAAAAATATGAAGAGGACACAGTTCGAGTGAAAACAGGAAATATAATAACGGTTTCAGAACCTGATGAAATAGAACCTGAGCCTAATATCGTTATGAAAGCGCTAATGGACAGTTTGCCGAATACC AATGACCTTGATCGACAAAGTTACGCAGGAACATTGGCTGGTCGATCGTACGGATTGCCGAGTCAAGCAAGCAgatattccgaaaaattgccaaGTATACCGAGGCGTTATAGCTTGGGAAA gctgATTGGAAGAGGAACTCTTGGATCCGTATACTTGGCAGAAGGAAAAAAAGGAGGAACTTATGCGGTGAAAATCATTTCGAAACACGGGAGACATCTTCCTCAAGAAGCCGATGTGGAATATCTGA gAATGCTGCGACATGTGAGAATCGTTGAATATTTGTACATAATCGAGCCTTCAAAATCAAACGATATTCATATTCTTATGGAATATATGCATACTGGATCATTGCAAGAATATATTGCAAGAACTGGACCTTTGCATCATGAGCTGGTTAAGGCTTACGCAAAACAG atTCTTGAAGGACTAGAGTTCTTGCACTCGAAAAACATAATTCATCAAGATTTAAAGCCAGCAAAccttttattaaaaaatacgcATCGCGAAAGGCTCATTAAAATTGCGGATTTCGGATCGAGCAGGTTTTCCTCACTGAAGCGGGAACGTGAAGGACAACAAGGAAGAACTCCAAAATACACTGATCCAGGTGTATCGTTAGGAAGACATGTTTCTGGAAGGCGATCTGATATTTGGAGTCTTGGAGTTATTATAATTGAAATGTATACAGGAGTATATCCATGGTCTATAGATGGTGAACATCCGATTACTGTACCAAGAATTCTCGATGAAAATCCACCGAATTTTACg acaagcgaaaaaattgacgaaaatctGATCAAAATGGCAAAACTTATGCTTCAATCAGTCGCCAAAAGACCATATGCATCTACTCTTCTAGAACTTCCAATTCTTCAAGAATCCtctgaaaatgaagatgaagatTCTGATGACGACGACGActatttctag
- the dsbn-1 gene encoding Dysbindin protein homolog (Confirmed by transcript evidence), whose protein sequence is MDMLNTLRDTLSSVQAELSTGVEKLRMNVSANIVAQQKVSTESVNEILNTSAGNELLQNFQNLITEVEENGAEGGRLANLCSTRMGRCQQMCKEKADAVMEIDEFLRNSVEFDKKIREINAQISKLTRFCNQTEQAMTYLEALCEVAHTEGEVDLIRQQAKSAATIVQIECESPSVLTSALRSRPEDAVKAQQEEVMLEEFLSSKNMQLP, encoded by the exons ATGGACATGCTTAACACATTAAGGGACACATTGAGCAGTGTTCAAGCAGAGTTGAGCACAGGTGTAGAGAAACTTAGAATGAATGTTTCGGCGAACATTGTTGCTCAACAAAA AGTGTCTACCGAATCCgtcaatgaaattttgaacacatCAGCTGGAAATGAGTTGCTTCAAAA ttttcaaaatcttatcACCGAAGTAGAGGAAAATGGAGCCGAAGGGGGTCGTTTAGCGAATCTTTGTAGTACTCGAATGGGAAGATGCCAGCAAATGTGTAAAGAAAAGGCCGATGCGGTTATGGAAATTGATGAGTTCCTCCGAAATTCTGTAGAATTTGACAAGAAGATTCGAGAAATCAACgctcaaatttcgaaactcACGCGTTTCTGCAACCAAACTGAACAGGCGATGACGTATTTGGAAGCTCTGTGCGAAGTTGCTCATACTGAAGGAGAAGTTGATTTAATCCGACAACAAGCCAAATCAGCAGCTACTATTGTGCAAATCGAGTGTGAATCTCCCAGCGTTTTGACTT CTGCACTCCGTTCTCGTCCTGAAGATGCCGTTAAGGCTCAGCAAGAAGAAGTGATGCTCGAGGAGTTTCTTTCTTCCAAAAACATGCAGCTTCCATGA
- the epg-8 gene encoding MRG domain-containing protein (Confirmed by transcript evidence) gives MRIAMKQSEVNKLDTTPHSKPSQFDAVFTSQSNFISRADIKKKEKSERLTKLEEEVAKKRLKYCIHACRIFPVQVYDVNVESVTVKSKNSKNWAVVNDSELQKGLRIAIRNSYINDKLRAKLANQLSNGTISLPLDLHPPFAAFTNTLQLVHLLSVIFNFRPPETLSHHDLCIRERWTKESLNRDWSTLCDAVIYLCIFIGMSHTKLKYTDPHHNLIALASFVVNDYNNINRIGSRPMCDLSEVHALIEAQRPEDCQKKDELDESWTFVD, from the exons atgcgGATTGCAATGAAGCAAAGTGAAGTGAATAAATTGGATACTACTCCACATTCTAAACCATCACAATTTGATGCAGTTTTCACCTCACAGAGCAATTTCATCTCGAGAGCTgatattaagaaaaaagaaaaatcagaaagatTAACGAAACTCGAAGAGGAAGTCGCTAAAAAGCGTCTAAAATATTGTATTCATGCGTGTCGCATATTTCCAGTTCAAGTGTATGATGTCAACGTGGAAAGTGTGACtgtgaaatcgaaaaactcgaaaaattggGCAGTTGTGAACGATTCAGAGCTGCAGAAGGGTTTAAGAATAGcg attcgaaACTCCTACATCAATGATAAACTACGAGCAAAGCTAGCAAATCAACTATCAAATGGAACAATAAGTCTTCCATTGGATCTACATCCACCATTTGCTGCCTTCACCAATACACTTCAACTCGTTCATTTATTGAgtgtgattttcaatttccgaccACCAGAAACACTTTCTCATCATGATTTGTGTATTCGTGAACGGTGGACAAAAGAATCATTGAATCGAGATTGGTCGACTCTTTGTGATGCAGTTATCTATTTGTGTATATTTATTGGAATGTCACATACAAAATTGAAGTACACTGATCCACATCATAATCTTATTGCCCTCGCGTCTTTCGTTGTTAACGATTATAACAACATTAATCGAATTGGg AGTCGTCCAATGTGTGATCTTTCGGAAGTTCATGCCCTTATTGAAGCTCAACGTCCAGAGGATTGTCAGAAGAAAGACGAACTCGATGAATCTTGGACATTTGTTGACTAA
- the T24D1.7 gene encoding uncharacterized protein (Confirmed by transcript evidence): MDRRRREGGGRGDADTLARRLIR, translated from the coding sequence TTGGATCGGAGGAGGAGAGAAGGCGGCGGacgaggagacgcagacactcTTGCTCGACGACTCATCCGGTAA
- the strl-1 gene encoding START domain-containing protein (Confirmed by transcript evidence), whose product MSEKTNPNLTLHDVTDKLEGDDEKYATALKTCGEVFAEVEAIFNDENYLSHAGWFKDESNNEGDVVYAKDTPHGRMVTISTELPMPVEDVMKETWNGMEALPEWNQNINFAARIAAPTSNFDIVTYGNNDVLVVSGREFVSARIWRKVGDGFILASRSVTVPSFKSKHKGKVRAHLHLAGARFRPNPENPETTLTDVVMLADLKGYLPKMIVNQVIGRIMIMDTVTNRRHFQNLKAKRTNN is encoded by the exons ATGAGTGAAAAAACAAATCCAAACCTGACACTTCACGATGTGACGGATAAATTAGAAGGAGATGATGAAAAG tacGCAACTGCTCTAAAAACGTGTGGTGAAGTTTTCGCAGAAGTTGAAGCAATTTTCAACGATGAAAACTATTTGAGTCATGCCGGATGGTTCAAAGACGAATCAAATAATGAAGGAGACGTTGTATATGCAAAAGATACTCCACACGGACGAATGGTCACAATTTCAACAGAACTACCAATGCCTGTTGAAGATGTAATGAAAGAGACTTGGAATGGAATGGAAGCTCTTCCCGAGTGGAATCAGAATATTAATTTTGCTGCCAGAATCGCCGcaccaacttcaaatttcGATATTGTTACG tACGGGAACAATGATGTCTTAGTGGTCAGTGGACGTGAATTTGTGTCAGCGAGAATTTGGAGAAAAGTTGGAGATGGATTCATTCTGGCTTCCCGAAGTGTCACAGTTCCATCATTCAAATCTAAACATAAGGGAAAAGTTCG cgcTCATCTTCACTTGGCAGGAGCCCGTTTCCGTCCAAATCCTGAGAATCCCGAAACCACTTTAACCGACGTTGTGATGCTTGCTGATTTGAAAGGATACCTCCCAAAAATGATTGTTAATCAGGTCATCGGACGTATTATGATCATGGATACGGTCACGAATCGTCGTCATTTCCAGAATTTGAAAGCAAAACGGACTAATAATTGA
- the epg-8 gene encoding MRG domain-containing protein (Partially confirmed by transcript evidence) has product MDSLRGVESRSAPVVLHRIRRHSHTVTGVPIPGISADGIGSPTDHAHTPPGVLTKIDTIQTKKSSIGSSVGLISAQFSERKMNCKNCNKKTNCCCKKCTLEKLKIYSRRENITQRYEEKERLQAEILAFIDPTESLKEQITIKEDRLIKLHIAVENAKMRIAMKQSEVNKLDTTPHSKPSQFDAVFTSQSNFISRADIKKKEKSERLTKLEEEVAKKRLKYCIHACRIFPVQVYDVNVESVTVKSKNSKNWAVVNDSELQKGLRIAIRNSYINDKLRAKLANQLSNGTISLPLDLHPPFAAFTNTLQLVHLLSVIFNFRPPETLSHHDLCIRERWTKESLNRDWSTLCDAVIYLCIFIGMSHTKLKYTDPHHNLIALASFVVNDYNNINRIGSRPMCDLSEVHALIEAQRPEDCQKKDELDESWTFVD; this is encoded by the exons ATGGATAGTTTACGAGGAGTTGAGAGCAGATCAGCACCTGTAGTATTGCATAGGATACGCAGACATTCCCATACAGTGACAGGTGTTCCTATTCCAG GAATCTCAGCGGATGGCATCGGCTCGCCGACAGACCACGCTCACACTCCTCCCGGTGTGCTGACTAAAATCGATACGATTCAGACGAAGAAATCGTCGATTGGCAGCAGTGTCGGCCTCATAAGCGCACAATTCAG cGAACGGAAGatgaattgtaaaaattgtaataagAAGACCAATTGTTGCTGTAAAAAATGTACATTAgaaaagctaaaaatatattcccGACGAGAGAATATTACACAAAgatatgaagaaaaagaacgaCTTCAAGCAGAAATACTAGCTTTCATTGATCCAaca GAGTCTCTGAAAGAGCAGATAACAATTAAAGAAGATCGACTAATAAAGCTTCATATTGCcgttgaaaatgcaaaaatgcgGATTGCAATGAAGCAAAGTGAAGTGAATAAATTGGATACTACTCCACATTCTAAACCATCACAATTTGATGCAGTTTTCACCTCACAGAGCAATTTCATCTCGAGAGCTgatattaagaaaaaagaaaaatcagaaagatTAACGAAACTCGAAGAGGAAGTCGCTAAAAAGCGTCTAAAATATTGTATTCATGCGTGTCGCATATTTCCAGTTCAAGTGTATGATGTCAACGTGGAAAGTGTGACtgtgaaatcgaaaaactcgaaaaattggGCAGTTGTGAACGATTCAGAGCTGCAGAAGGGTTTAAGAATAGcg attcgaaACTCCTACATCAATGATAAACTACGAGCAAAGCTAGCAAATCAACTATCAAATGGAACAATAAGTCTTCCATTGGATCTACATCCACCATTTGCTGCCTTCACCAATACACTTCAACTCGTTCATTTATTGAgtgtgattttcaatttccgaccACCAGAAACACTTTCTCATCATGATTTGTGTATTCGTGAACGGTGGACAAAAGAATCATTGAATCGAGATTGGTCGACTCTTTGTGATGCAGTTATCTATTTGTGTATATTTATTGGAATGTCACATACAAAATTGAAGTACACTGATCCACATCATAATCTTATTGCCCTCGCGTCTTTCGTTGTTAACGATTATAACAACATTAATCGAATTGGg AGTCGTCCAATGTGTGATCTTTCGGAAGTTCATGCCCTTATTGAAGCTCAACGTCCAGAGGATTGTCAGAAGAAAGACGAACTCGATGAATCTTGGACATTTGTTGACTAA
- the epg-8 gene encoding MRG domain-containing protein (Confirmed by transcript evidence) yields MNCKNCNKKTNCCCKKCTLEKLKIYSRRENITQRYEEKERLQAEILAFIDPTESLKEQITIKEDRLIKLHIAVENAKMRIAMKQSEVNKLDTTPHSKPSQFDAVFTSQSNFISRADIKKKEKSERLTKLEEEVAKKRLKYCIHACRIFPVQVYDVNVESVTVKSKNSKNWAVVNDSELQKGLRIAIRNSYINDKLRAKLANQLSNGTISLPLDLHPPFAAFTNTLQLVHLLSVIFNFRPPETLSHHDLCIRERWTKESLNRDWSTLCDAVIYLCIFIGMSHTKLKYTDPHHNLIALASFVVNDYNNINRIGSRPMCDLSEVHALIEAQRPEDCQKKDELDESWTFVD; encoded by the exons atgaattgtaaaaattgtaataagAAGACCAATTGTTGCTGTAAAAAATGTACATTAgaaaagctaaaaatatattcccGACGAGAGAATATTACACAAAgatatgaagaaaaagaacgaCTTCAAGCAGAAATACTAGCTTTCATTGATCCAaca GAGTCTCTGAAAGAGCAGATAACAATTAAAGAAGATCGACTAATAAAGCTTCATATTGCcgttgaaaatgcaaaaatgcgGATTGCAATGAAGCAAAGTGAAGTGAATAAATTGGATACTACTCCACATTCTAAACCATCACAATTTGATGCAGTTTTCACCTCACAGAGCAATTTCATCTCGAGAGCTgatattaagaaaaaagaaaaatcagaaagatTAACGAAACTCGAAGAGGAAGTCGCTAAAAAGCGTCTAAAATATTGTATTCATGCGTGTCGCATATTTCCAGTTCAAGTGTATGATGTCAACGTGGAAAGTGTGACtgtgaaatcgaaaaactcgaaaaattggGCAGTTGTGAACGATTCAGAGCTGCAGAAGGGTTTAAGAATAGcg attcgaaACTCCTACATCAATGATAAACTACGAGCAAAGCTAGCAAATCAACTATCAAATGGAACAATAAGTCTTCCATTGGATCTACATCCACCATTTGCTGCCTTCACCAATACACTTCAACTCGTTCATTTATTGAgtgtgattttcaatttccgaccACCAGAAACACTTTCTCATCATGATTTGTGTATTCGTGAACGGTGGACAAAAGAATCATTGAATCGAGATTGGTCGACTCTTTGTGATGCAGTTATCTATTTGTGTATATTTATTGGAATGTCACATACAAAATTGAAGTACACTGATCCACATCATAATCTTATTGCCCTCGCGTCTTTCGTTGTTAACGATTATAACAACATTAATCGAATTGGg AGTCGTCCAATGTGTGATCTTTCGGAAGTTCATGCCCTTATTGAAGCTCAACGTCCAGAGGATTGTCAGAAGAAAGACGAACTCGATGAATCTTGGACATTTGTTGACTAA
- the Y106G6A.4 gene encoding BAR domain-containing protein (Confirmed by transcript evidence), with translation MGKSKSGEGNKWLKDRGEFEEEILTMADDAGILYENSLDLLKSMKNFAGNVGEGEKKHPYGKAANAARAYGSGMKNSAASFNHSGEQFDKLFEACNTFKDQINGNVLAKLISFKDVECKDVDTQMTQLKKAQKDYANKKSKIVPDQVQVDAAEATLKKLLEEAKATLEKFNKTGCELLTQISADMKTGFDAYCDAAASIN, from the exons ATGGGAAAATCAAAGTCCGGCGAGGGAAACAAATGGTTGAA AGATCGTGGAGAATTTGAAGAGGAGATTCTTACAATGGCAGATGATGCTGGTATTCTGTATGAAAACAGTCTTGATTTGCTGAAAAGTATGAAGAACTTTGCTGGAAATGTTGGAGAAGGAGAGAAGAAGCATCCGTACGGAAAAGCTGCGAATGCTGCGAGAGCTTATGGAAGCGGG atgaaaaactCTGCAGCCTCTTTCAATCACTCTGGAGAGCAGTTCGATAAGCTTTTCGAAGCTTGTAACACATTCAAGGATCAAATCAATGGAAACGTCCTTGCCAAATTGATCAGTTTCAAAGATGTGGAATGCAAGGATGTCGACACTCAAATGACCCAGTTGAAGAAGGCTCAGAAGGATTATGCGAATAAGAAATCAAAGATAGTTCCAGATCAAGTTCAGGTTGATGCAGCTGAAGCAACTTTAAAGAAGTTGCTCGAAGAGGCGAAAGCGACACTGGAAAAGTTCAATAAGACTGGATGTGAGCTTCTGACTCAAATTTCGGCTGACATGAAGACTGGTTTCGACGCTTATTGCGATGCTGCAGCCTCCATAAATTGA
- the strl-1 gene encoding Steroidogenic acute regulatory-like protein 1 (Confirmed by transcript evidence) translates to MTLLPFTCLILLYSLGSVMSEKTNPNLTLHDVTDKLEGDDEKYATALKTCGEVFAEVEAIFNDENYLSHAGWFKDESNNEGDVVYAKDTPHGRMVTISTELPMPVEDVMKETWNGMEALPEWNQNINFAARIAAPTSNFDIVTYGNNDVLVVSGREFVSARIWRKVGDGFILASRSVTVPSFKSKHKGKVRAHLHLAGARFRPNPENPETTLTDVVMLADLKGYLPKMIVNQVIGRIMIMDTVTNRRHFQNLKAKRTNN, encoded by the exons atgactcTTCTCCCCTTTACTTGTCTAATTTTATTGTATTCTCTTGGATCGG TTATGAGTGAAAAAACAAATCCAAACCTGACACTTCACGATGTGACGGATAAATTAGAAGGAGATGATGAAAAG tacGCAACTGCTCTAAAAACGTGTGGTGAAGTTTTCGCAGAAGTTGAAGCAATTTTCAACGATGAAAACTATTTGAGTCATGCCGGATGGTTCAAAGACGAATCAAATAATGAAGGAGACGTTGTATATGCAAAAGATACTCCACACGGACGAATGGTCACAATTTCAACAGAACTACCAATGCCTGTTGAAGATGTAATGAAAGAGACTTGGAATGGAATGGAAGCTCTTCCCGAGTGGAATCAGAATATTAATTTTGCTGCCAGAATCGCCGcaccaacttcaaatttcGATATTGTTACG tACGGGAACAATGATGTCTTAGTGGTCAGTGGACGTGAATTTGTGTCAGCGAGAATTTGGAGAAAAGTTGGAGATGGATTCATTCTGGCTTCCCGAAGTGTCACAGTTCCATCATTCAAATCTAAACATAAGGGAAAAGTTCG cgcTCATCTTCACTTGGCAGGAGCCCGTTTCCGTCCAAATCCTGAGAATCCCGAAACCACTTTAACCGACGTTGTGATGCTTGCTGATTTGAAAGGATACCTCCCAAAAATGATTGTTAATCAGGTCATCGGACGTATTATGATCATGGATACGGTCACGAATCGTCGTCATTTCCAGAATTTGAAAGCAAAACGGACTAATAATTGA
- the dsbn-1 gene encoding Dysbindin protein homolog (Confirmed by transcript evidence) has product MNFWSSEVSTESVNEILNTSAGNELLQNFQNLITEVEENGAEGGRLANLCSTRMGRCQQMCKEKADAVMEIDEFLRNSVEFDKKIREINAQISKLTRFCNQTEQAMTYLEALCEVAHTEGEVDLIRQQAKSAATIVQIECESPSVLTSALRSRPEDAVKAQQEEVMLEEFLSSKNMQLP; this is encoded by the exons atgaatttttggagTTCTGA AGTGTCTACCGAATCCgtcaatgaaattttgaacacatCAGCTGGAAATGAGTTGCTTCAAAA ttttcaaaatcttatcACCGAAGTAGAGGAAAATGGAGCCGAAGGGGGTCGTTTAGCGAATCTTTGTAGTACTCGAATGGGAAGATGCCAGCAAATGTGTAAAGAAAAGGCCGATGCGGTTATGGAAATTGATGAGTTCCTCCGAAATTCTGTAGAATTTGACAAGAAGATTCGAGAAATCAACgctcaaatttcgaaactcACGCGTTTCTGCAACCAAACTGAACAGGCGATGACGTATTTGGAAGCTCTGTGCGAAGTTGCTCATACTGAAGGAGAAGTTGATTTAATCCGACAACAAGCCAAATCAGCAGCTACTATTGTGCAAATCGAGTGTGAATCTCCCAGCGTTTTGACTT CTGCACTCCGTTCTCGTCCTGAAGATGCCGTTAAGGCTCAGCAAGAAGAAGTGATGCTCGAGGAGTTTCTTTCTTCCAAAAACATGCAGCTTCCATGA